The following coding sequences are from one Streptococcus mitis window:
- a CDS encoding extracellular solute-binding protein has translation MKWYKKAGFLLVAGASLLGLTACGQNNQSTDGKVTIEFFNQKTEMADTLQKIVDNFEKDHPTIDVKLTTVPAAGIVLKTRILSGDVPDIVNIYPQNMDFQEWAKAGYFADMTGKSYLENIKNDYAEKYAINNKIYSVPLTANLYGIYYNKTKFKELGLEEPKTFKEFQEIVKKIKDSGNSPFAVAGNEGWTLNGYHQLSLITITGSGDAANNYLRFSKPNSISVDDAILKADAERLDLLADNAQDGWRGASYNDAVVAFSNEKALMMPQGSWALAAINQQDPKFNVGMFAFPGEEVGKEVTVGAGDMALSTSATTKHPKETEEFISYMTSSKAMQAYYDVDGSPVAVKGVQEKEDSALAEISKLAFTDKHYVWLGQHWNSEEDFFNLSAGYLMDKNLKNMANNLNAFFNPMKADLD, from the coding sequence ATGAAATGGTATAAGAAAGCAGGTTTTCTTTTAGTCGCTGGTGCTAGTTTACTAGGTCTAACAGCTTGTGGTCAGAATAATCAATCGACTGATGGAAAGGTAACGATTGAATTTTTTAACCAGAAGACCGAAATGGCGGATACTTTGCAAAAAATTGTAGATAATTTTGAAAAGGATCATCCTACTATTGATGTAAAACTGACGACTGTTCCGGCAGCTGGAATTGTTCTGAAGACTCGGATTTTATCAGGAGATGTTCCAGATATTGTTAATATCTATCCTCAAAATATGGATTTTCAGGAGTGGGCAAAAGCAGGTTACTTTGCAGATATGACAGGGAAATCTTATCTTGAGAATATTAAGAATGACTATGCAGAAAAGTATGCAATCAATAACAAGATTTATAGTGTGCCTTTAACTGCTAACCTTTATGGAATCTATTACAATAAAACAAAGTTTAAAGAATTAGGACTTGAGGAACCGAAGACTTTTAAAGAGTTTCAAGAGATTGTTAAAAAGATAAAAGATAGTGGGAATTCTCCGTTTGCAGTTGCAGGCAATGAAGGATGGACATTAAACGGTTATCACCAACTTTCTCTCATTACCATTACAGGCAGTGGAGACGCAGCTAATAACTATCTTCGCTTTTCAAAACCAAATTCTATTTCTGTAGATGATGCTATTTTAAAAGCAGATGCAGAACGACTAGATTTGTTGGCGGATAATGCTCAAGATGGATGGCGTGGTGCCTCTTATAATGATGCGGTGGTAGCATTCTCGAATGAAAAAGCCTTGATGATGCCACAAGGATCATGGGCATTAGCGGCAATTAATCAACAGGATCCAAAATTTAATGTGGGGATGTTTGCCTTCCCAGGAGAAGAAGTAGGAAAAGAAGTCACTGTTGGTGCAGGGGACATGGCATTATCAACTTCAGCTACTACCAAACATCCTAAAGAAACCGAAGAATTTATCAGCTATATGACTAGTTCAAAAGCTATGCAAGCATATTATGATGTGGATGGATCACCAGTTGCGGTGAAAGGTGTACAGGAAAAAGAAGATTCAGCACTTGCAGAGATTTCTAAACTAGCATTTACGGATAAACATTATGTTTGGTTGGGCCAACACTGGAATTCTGAAGAAGATTTTTTCAATCTAAGTGCAGGTTACTTGATGGATAAAAATCTGAAAAATATGGCAAACAATCTCAATGCTTTCTTTAATCCAATGAAGGCAGATTTGGACTAG
- a CDS encoding ABC transporter permease/substrate-binding protein has product MTNLIATFQDRFSDWLTALSQHLQLSLLTLLLAIFIAIPLAVYLRYHEKLADWVLQIAGIFQTIPSLALLGLFIPLMGIGTLPALTALVIYAIFPILQNTITGLKGIDPSLQEAGIAFGMTRWERLKKFEIPLAMPVMMSGIRTAAVLIIGTATLAALIGAGGLGSFILLGIDRNNASLILIGALSSAVLAIAFNFLLKVMEKAKLRTIFSGFALVTILLGLSYSPALLAQKEKENLIIAGKLGPEPEILANMYKLLIEENTSMTATVKPNFGKTSFLYEALKKGDIDIYPEFTGTVTESLLQPSPKVSHEPDQVYQVARDGIAKQDHLAYLKPMSYQNTYAVAVPKKIAQEYGLKTISDLKKVEGQLKAGFTLEFNDREDGNKGLQSMYGLNLNVATMEPALRYQAIQSGDIQITDAYSTDAELARYDLQVLEDDKQLFPPYQGAPLMKEALLKKHPELETVLNKLAGKITESQMSQLNYQVGVEGKSAEQVAKEFLQEQGLLKK; this is encoded by the coding sequence ATGACTAATTTAATTGCAACTTTTCAGGATCGTTTTAGTGATTGGTTGACAGCTCTATCTCAACATTTGCAGTTGTCACTTTTGACCTTGTTGCTGGCCATCTTTATAGCGATTCCCTTGGCTGTTTATCTTCGCTATCATGAGAAGTTGGCGGATTGGGTTTTGCAGATTGCAGGGATTTTCCAGACTATCCCGTCTCTGGCCTTGTTGGGACTCTTTATCCCCTTGATGGGAATTGGAACCTTGCCGGCTTTGACAGCTCTAGTGATTTATGCGATTTTTCCGATTTTGCAAAATACCATCACTGGGCTAAAGGGAATTGATCCGAGTCTGCAAGAGGCTGGGATTGCCTTTGGGATGACTAGGTGGGAGCGTCTCAAGAAATTTGAAATTCCACTTGCTATGCCTGTTATGATGTCTGGGATTCGGACGGCAGCGGTCTTAATTATCGGTACGGCAACTTTGGCGGCCTTGATTGGGGCGGGAGGACTGGGGTCCTTTATCCTTTTGGGAATTGACCGTAATAATGCCAGTCTAATTTTGATTGGGGCACTTTCTTCCGCAGTGCTTGCCATTGCCTTTAACTTCCTACTAAAAGTGATGGAAAAAGCAAAATTGCGGACGATTTTTTCTGGTTTTGCCTTGGTGACCATATTGCTCGGTCTGTCTTATAGTCCAGCTCTTTTGGCTCAAAAAGAGAAAGAGAACTTGATCATTGCTGGTAAATTGGGACCGGAACCAGAAATTTTGGCCAATATGTATAAGTTGCTGATTGAAGAAAACACCAGTATGACTGCGACTGTTAAACCGAATTTTGGGAAAACAAGCTTTCTTTATGAAGCTTTGAAAAAAGGCGATATTGACATCTATCCTGAATTTACTGGTACGGTGACTGAAAGTTTGCTGCAACCATCACCTAAAGTGAGTCATGAGCCAGATCAGGTTTATCAGGTGGCGCGTGATGGTATTGCCAAACAGGATCATCTAGCCTATCTCAAACCTATGTCTTATCAAAATACCTACGCTGTAGCTGTTCCGAAAAAGATCGCTCAAGAATATGGCTTGAAGACCATTTCGGACTTGAAAAAAGTGGAAGGGCAGCTAAAGGCAGGCTTTACACTTGAGTTTAATGACCGTGAAGATGGAAATAAGGGCTTGCAGTCAATGTATGGTCTCAATCTCAATGTAGCGACCATGGAGCCAGCCCTTCGCTATCAGGCTATTCAGTCGGGCGATATTCAAATCACGGATGCCTATTCGACTGATGCGGAATTGGCACGTTACGATTTACAGGTTTTGGAAGATGACAAGCAACTCTTCCCACCTTATCAAGGGGCTCCACTAATGAAAGAAGCTCTCCTCAAGAAACATCCAGAGTTGGAAACAGTTCTCAATAAATTGGCTGGTAAAATTACTGAAAGCCAGATGAGCCAGCTCAACTACCAAGTCGGTGTTGAAGGCAAGTCAGCAGAACAAGTAGCCAAGGAGTTTCTACAAGAACAAGGTTTGTTGAAGAAATAG
- a CDS encoding O-antigen ligase family protein, whose translation MKSIGFIEKLKGLSSKELILLGIILSIFLPFYLFVVVFCLYIISLIFTGDMKSILQKMGEHPMLLLFLGYSTVISVFAQNWMGVVASVGIFLFTVFFLHYQSILSHKFFRLILQLVLFGSVLSAAFASLEHFQIVKKFNYAFLSPNMQVWHQNRAEVTFFNPNYYGIICCFCIMIAFYLFTTTKLNWLKVFCVFAGFVNLFGLNFTQNRTAFPAIIAGAIIYLFTTIKNWKAFWLSIGVFAIGLSFLFSSDLGVRMGTLDSSMEERISIWDAGMALFKQNPFWGEGPLTYMHSYPRINAPYHEHAHSLYIDTILSYGVVGTILLVLSSVVPVRLMMDMSQESGKRPIIGLYLSFLTVVAVHGIFDLALFWIQSGFIFLLVMCSIPLEHRTLVSDMTD comes from the coding sequence TTGAAATCAATAGGCTTTATTGAAAAGCTGAAAGGGTTGTCTAGTAAAGAGCTGATTTTATTGGGAATTATCCTGAGTATCTTTTTACCCTTTTATCTTTTTGTAGTTGTATTCTGTTTATATATTATTAGTTTGATTTTTACAGGAGACATGAAAAGTATTCTTCAGAAAATGGGGGAGCATCCGATGCTGCTTCTTTTTCTTGGCTATAGTACTGTTATATCTGTTTTTGCACAAAATTGGATGGGAGTTGTGGCTTCAGTAGGAATTTTTCTATTTACTGTTTTCTTTTTGCATTATCAGTCGATTTTATCACATAAATTCTTTCGATTGATTTTGCAGCTCGTCTTGTTTGGTAGCGTCTTGTCAGCTGCTTTTGCGAGTTTAGAACATTTCCAAATTGTGAAGAAATTTAACTATGCTTTTCTTTCACCCAATATGCAGGTGTGGCATCAGAATCGTGCAGAAGTGACCTTCTTTAATCCTAATTATTATGGAATTATTTGTTGTTTCTGTATCATGATTGCTTTCTATCTGTTTACAACGACCAAATTGAATTGGTTGAAAGTATTCTGTGTGTTTGCAGGCTTTGTGAATCTCTTTGGTTTGAACTTTACTCAAAATCGAACTGCCTTTCCTGCTATTATCGCTGGAGCAATCATCTATCTCTTTACGACCATTAAAAACTGGAAGGCCTTTTGGCTTAGTATTGGGGTCTTTGCGATTGGCTTGAGTTTCCTCTTTTCCAGTGATTTGGGAGTTCGGATGGGGACTTTAGACTCTTCTATGGAGGAACGAATTTCTATCTGGGATGCTGGGATGGCCTTATTTAAGCAAAATCCTTTCTGGGGTGAGGGGCCATTGACCTACATGCACTCGTATCCTCGGATAAATGCTCCTTATCATGAACATGCTCACAGCCTTTATATTGATACGATTCTGAGTTACGGAGTTGTGGGGACTATTTTATTAGTTTTGTCTTCTGTTGTTCCTGTTCGCTTGATGATGGATATGAGTCAGGAGTCGGGGAAACGTCCGATTATTGGTCTTTATCTATCTTTCCTTACAGTGGTTGCTGTGCACGGAATCTTTGACTTGGCCCTCTTCTGGATTCAGTCTGGTTTCATTTTCTTGCTAGTTATGTGCAGTATTCCCTTAGAGCATCGAACTTTGGTATCGGACATGACGGATTAA
- a CDS encoding MarR family winged helix-turn-helix transcriptional regulator, translated as MKDSHLVAHHIRLLNGRIFQKLVNQDSEALYRSEQGKILAVLWNSKTGCATATDIALATGLANNTLTTMIKKLEEQNLVTISPCGEDKRKKYLVLTELGQSQKEVGQRVNQKLDTIFYKGFSEKEIRQFEAFQERILANLKEEENEV; from the coding sequence ATGAAAGATAGTCATTTGGTAGCCCATCATATTCGTTTGTTGAATGGACGGATTTTTCAAAAGTTAGTGAACCAAGATTCTGAAGCTCTTTATCGGAGTGAACAGGGGAAGATTTTAGCGGTTTTATGGAATAGTAAAACTGGTTGCGCAACTGCGACAGATATTGCTCTGGCAACTGGGCTTGCTAATAATACACTGACGACGATGATTAAAAAGCTAGAGGAACAAAATCTTGTAACTATTAGTCCTTGTGGAGAAGATAAGCGTAAGAAGTATTTGGTTTTAACAGAGTTGGGGCAGTCGCAAAAAGAAGTGGGGCAACGTGTCAATCAGAAATTGGATACGATTTTTTACAAAGGATTTTCAGAGAAAGAAATTCGGCAGTTTGAAGCCTTTCAAGAAAGAATTTTGGCTAATCTGAAAGAGGAGGAAAATGAGGTTTAA
- a CDS encoding ABC transporter ATP-binding protein — protein MIEYKNVALRYTEKDVLRDVNLRIENGEFMVLVGPSGSGKTTMIKMINRLLEPTDGNIYMDGKRIKDYDERDLRLSTGYVLQAIALFPNLTVAENIALIPEMKGWTKEEIAQKTEELLAKVGLPVAEYGHRLPSELSGGEQQRVGIVRAMIGQPKILLMDEPFSALDAISRKQLQVLTKELHKEFGMTTIFVTHDTDEALKLADRIAVLQDGEIRQVANPETILKAPATDFVADLFGGSVHD, from the coding sequence ATGATTGAATACAAAAATGTAGCTTTACGTTACACAGAAAAAGATGTCTTGAGAGATGTTAATTTACGGATTGAGAATGGCGAGTTTATGGTTTTAGTTGGGCCATCTGGGTCCGGTAAGACGACCATGATTAAGATGATTAACCGTCTCTTGGAACCGACTGATGGAAATATTTATATGGATGGCAAGCGCATCAAAGATTATGACGAGCGGGATCTTCGTCTTTCTACTGGTTATGTTTTACAGGCTATTGCCCTATTTCCTAATCTAACGGTCGCGGAAAATATTGCCCTGATTCCTGAAATGAAGGGCTGGACTAAGGAAGAAATTGCTCAGAAAACAGAAGAGCTTTTGGCTAAGGTTGGTTTACCAGTGGCTGAGTATGGGCATCGTTTACCTAGTGAACTATCTGGTGGGGAACAGCAACGGGTCGGTATTGTTCGTGCTATGATTGGTCAGCCTAAGATTCTCCTCATGGATGAACCTTTTTCAGCCTTGGATGCTATTTCTCGCAAACAGTTGCAGGTTCTGACGAAAGAATTGCATAAAGAGTTTGGGATGACAACGATTTTTGTGACCCATGATACGGATGAAGCCTTGAAATTGGCAGACCGTATTGCTGTCTTGCAGGATGGAGAGATTCGCCAGGTAGCGAATCCCGAGACCATTTTAAAAGCTCCTGCAACAGACTTTGTTGCAGATTTGTTTGGAGGTAGTGTTCATGACTAA
- the gtfA gene encoding sucrose phosphorylase — protein sequence MSIQNKTMLITYSDSLGNNLKDLYENLEEHFGDAIGGVHLLPFFPSTGDRGFAPVDYDEVDSAFGDWEDIKRLGEKYYLMFDFMINHISRQSKYYKDYQEKHEASEFKALFLNWDKFWPENRPTQSDVDLIYKRKDRAPKQEIVFEDGSVEHLWNTFGEEQIDLDVTKEVTMEFIRKTIQHLASNGCDLIRLDAFAYAVKKLDTNDFFVEPNIWDLLDKVRDIAAEYGTELLPEIHEHYSIQFKIADHDYYVYDFALPMVTLYTLYSSRTERLAKWLKMSPMKQFTTLDTHDGIGVVDVKDILTDEEIDYASNELYKVGANVKRKYSSAEYNNLDIYQINSTYYSALGDDDVKYFLARLIQAFAPGIPQVYYVGLLAGKNDLKLLEETKEGRNINRHYYSNEEIAEEVQRPVVKALLNLFSFRNRSEAFDLEGTIDVETPTAHSIVIKRQNKDKSVTAVAEIDLQNQTYRVIENGIEVTF from the coding sequence ATGTCAATTCAGAATAAAACTATGTTGATTACCTATTCAGATAGTCTGGGAAATAATCTTAAAGACTTATATGAGAATTTGGAAGAGCATTTTGGAGATGCTATTGGGGGAGTTCACCTTCTACCATTTTTCCCATCAACAGGTGATCGTGGATTTGCGCCAGTTGACTACGACGAAGTGGACTCAGCTTTTGGTGATTGGGAGGATATTAAACGTTTAGGTGAAAAATATTATCTTATGTTTGACTTTATGATTAATCATATTTCTCGTCAATCTAAGTATTATAAGGACTATCAAGAAAAACATGAAGCCAGTGAATTTAAAGCTCTCTTTTTAAACTGGGATAAGTTTTGGCCAGAAAACCGTCCAACACAGTCGGATGTAGATTTAATTTACAAGCGTAAGGATCGTGCACCAAAGCAAGAGATTGTGTTTGAAGATGGGTCAGTGGAACATTTGTGGAATACCTTTGGTGAGGAGCAGATTGATCTTGATGTGACCAAAGAAGTAACGATGGAATTTATCCGTAAGACCATTCAGCACTTGGCAAGTAATGGGTGTGATTTGATTCGTCTAGATGCCTTTGCTTATGCAGTGAAGAAATTGGATACTAATGATTTCTTTGTGGAACCAAATATTTGGGATTTATTGGACAAAGTTCGAGATATCGCTGCTGAGTATGGGACAGAGCTCTTACCTGAGATTCATGAACATTATTCGATTCAGTTTAAAATAGCAGACCATGATTACTATGTTTATGATTTTGCTCTTCCAATGGTGACACTTTATACTCTTTACAGTTCCAGAACAGAGCGTTTGGCTAAGTGGTTAAAGATGAGCCCAATGAAGCAATTTACGACGCTAGACACCCATGATGGGATTGGAGTGGTGGATGTCAAGGATATCCTGACAGATGAGGAGATTGACTATGCTTCAAATGAACTCTATAAGGTTGGAGCTAATGTCAAACGTAAGTACTCCAGTGCCGAGTATAACAATTTAGATATCTACCAAATCAATTCAACTTACTATTCTGCGCTTGGAGATGATGATGTTAAGTATTTTCTCGCTCGTCTAATTCAAGCTTTTGCTCCAGGTATTCCTCAAGTTTACTATGTAGGTCTATTAGCAGGCAAGAATGACTTGAAATTATTAGAAGAAACTAAAGAAGGTCGAAATATTAATCGTCATTACTATAGCAATGAGGAAATAGCAGAAGAAGTCCAACGTCCCGTAGTGAAGGCACTTCTCAATCTATTTTCTTTCCGTAACCGTTCAGAAGCCTTTGATCTAGAAGGAACTATTGACGTTGAAACACCAACAGCCCACAGCATTGTAATCAAACGTCAAAATAAAGATAAGTCCGTAACAGCAGTAGCAGAAATTGATCTGCAAAATCAGACTTATCGGGTAATTGAGAATGGAATTGAAGTAACATTTTGA
- a CDS encoding carbohydrate ABC transporter permease, with translation MKKEEKLNQFWKYVLLIVGGILILVPLLVTVFSSFKTTKDIMNHFFGLPNPFTLSNYERLVSDGIGGYFWNSAVITVLSLIVVAFFIPAAAYSIARNMSKKKAFAIMYSLLILGIFVPFQVIMIPITVMMSKLGLANMWGLVLLYLTYAIPQTLFLYVGYIKISVPDSLDEAAEIDGADRFTTYRRIIFPMLKPMHATTLIINALWFWNDFMLPLLILNKDSKMWTLPLFQYNYQGQYFNDYGPSFASYIVGIITITVVYLIFQKHIISGMSNGAVK, from the coding sequence ATGAAAAAAGAAGAAAAATTGAATCAGTTTTGGAAGTATGTCCTCTTGATAGTAGGTGGTATTCTCATACTTGTTCCTTTGTTGGTAACGGTTTTTAGTTCCTTCAAGACAACCAAGGATATCATGAATCATTTCTTTGGTTTGCCCAATCCTTTTACATTAAGCAATTATGAACGATTGGTTTCGGATGGGATTGGAGGCTATTTCTGGAATTCAGCTGTTATTACGGTATTATCATTGATTGTAGTGGCCTTCTTTATACCAGCTGCAGCTTATTCCATTGCTCGAAATATGTCCAAGAAAAAAGCCTTTGCAATTATGTATTCGCTCTTGATCTTAGGGATATTTGTTCCATTTCAGGTGATTATGATTCCTATCACAGTTATGATGAGCAAACTCGGCCTGGCAAATATGTGGGGGTTGGTACTACTCTATCTAACTTATGCAATTCCACAGACCCTCTTCTTGTATGTTGGTTATATTAAAATCAGTGTACCAGATAGTTTAGATGAAGCTGCAGAAATTGATGGGGCTGATCGATTTACAACTTACCGTCGAATTATCTTTCCAATGCTGAAGCCCATGCATGCTACAACCTTGATTATCAATGCATTATGGTTCTGGAATGACTTTATGTTGCCATTGTTAATTTTGAATAAGGATTCCAAGATGTGGACTTTGCCTCTCTTCCAGTACAACTACCAAGGTCAGTATTTTAATGACTATGGGCCAAGCTTTGCATCCTATATTGTGGGAATTATAACAATTACTGTCGTCTACCTCATCTTCCAAAAACATATTATTTCAGGAATGAGCAACGGGGCAGTGAAGTAA
- a CDS encoding alpha-galactosidase: MGVRIENNLFYVESKNLSLIIENRNGYLLLKHLGKTIKNYKGSNSVYERDHAFSGNPTATNRTFSLDTQRQIFGQHGLGDFRKPTLQFQHDATEVTDFRFVEAKILKGQNGPQGLPSPHSMDGTETLALMLEDSKAQLSLNLYYTAFNNDSTIASYSKLENNSNQEVVIHKDFSFMADVPAADYEIVTLQGAYAREKTVRRQQVEQGIFSISSNRGASGHAQTPALLLCDQGVTEDAGNVFAIQLMYSGNFEAFVQKNQLNEVRLAIGINPENFSWKLDPEGNFETPVALMTYSDKGLTGVSHESQNFILKHIMPSKFVTKERPILINNWEATYFDFQREKLLELADEAKKVGIELFVLDDGWFGNRFDDNRALGDWVVNEKKLGGSLESLISAIHERGLQFGLWLEPEMISVDSDLYRKHPDWAIQVPGYEHTYSRNQLVLNLANPQVVEYLKNVLDELLSYHEIDYIKWDMNRNMTKLGNGLTYLETKMQSHQYMLGLYELVSYLTEKHRHILFESCSGGGGRNDLGMMRYFPQVWASDNTDAIARLPIQYGSSYLYPTISMGAHVSAVPNHQMGRMTPLETRGHVAMMGNLGYELDLTSLSDEEKAEIANQVNLYKELRPVVQLGNQYRLINPDAKSNEVAVQFNYGNQTIVSYVRVLSVVETMETTLKLKDLVEEGLYELQENGVVYSGAELMYAGLTVILSQGDFLSKQYIFRRL, encoded by the coding sequence ATGGGAGTTAGGATAGAGAATAATCTATTTTATGTTGAGAGTAAAAATCTAAGTTTGATTATTGAAAATCGAAATGGCTACTTACTTTTGAAACATTTAGGAAAGACTATTAAGAACTATAAAGGTTCCAACAGTGTTTATGAACGAGACCATGCCTTTTCAGGAAATCCAACGGCTACTAATCGAACCTTTAGTTTAGATACTCAACGTCAAATTTTTGGACAACATGGTTTGGGTGACTTTAGAAAACCAACTTTACAGTTTCAGCATGATGCAACTGAAGTAACAGACTTTCGATTTGTAGAAGCAAAGATTTTAAAAGGTCAGAATGGTCCACAGGGTTTACCTTCTCCACATAGCATGGATGGTACAGAGACTCTTGCCTTAATGTTAGAAGATTCTAAGGCTCAACTTAGTCTGAATTTGTATTATACTGCTTTTAATAATGATTCGACAATTGCTAGCTATAGTAAATTGGAAAATAATAGTAATCAGGAAGTTGTCATCCATAAAGATTTTTCTTTTATGGCTGATGTTCCAGCTGCAGATTACGAAATCGTAACTCTGCAGGGTGCTTATGCTCGTGAAAAGACTGTCAGACGTCAACAGGTAGAACAAGGAATCTTTTCGATTAGTTCGAACCGTGGGGCTTCTGGGCATGCTCAAACACCAGCTCTTCTCTTATGTGATCAAGGAGTCACAGAGGATGCTGGAAATGTGTTTGCTATTCAACTAATGTATAGTGGAAACTTTGAAGCTTTTGTTCAAAAGAATCAATTGAATGAAGTTCGGCTGGCTATTGGAATTAATCCGGAAAATTTTTCTTGGAAGTTAGACCCTGAGGGAAACTTCGAAACACCAGTAGCTTTAATGACCTATTCAGATAAGGGATTAACTGGTGTTAGTCATGAAAGTCAGAATTTTATACTGAAGCACATTATGCCAAGTAAATTTGTTACAAAAGAACGCCCAATTCTAATTAATAACTGGGAAGCTACTTACTTTGATTTTCAGAGAGAAAAACTGTTAGAGTTAGCAGATGAAGCTAAGAAAGTTGGCATTGAACTTTTTGTATTAGATGATGGTTGGTTTGGCAATCGTTTTGATGATAATCGTGCTTTAGGTGATTGGGTTGTTAATGAGAAAAAACTGGGTGGAAGTCTAGAAAGTCTGATTTCAGCTATCCATGAAAGAGGTTTGCAGTTTGGGCTTTGGTTAGAACCTGAGATGATTTCTGTAGATAGCGATTTGTATCGTAAACATCCTGACTGGGCTATTCAGGTTCCAGGATATGAACATACCTATTCTCGGAATCAATTAGTACTTAATCTTGCCAATCCTCAGGTAGTAGAATATTTGAAAAATGTTTTAGATGAACTCCTATCTTATCATGAGATTGATTACATTAAATGGGATATGAATCGTAATATGACTAAGCTAGGGAATGGATTAACTTATCTAGAGACAAAGATGCAATCTCATCAGTACATGCTGGGGCTTTATGAACTCGTTTCTTATCTGACAGAGAAGCACAGACATATTCTCTTTGAGTCCTGCTCTGGTGGTGGTGGACGAAATGATCTTGGTATGATGCGCTATTTCCCACAAGTCTGGGCAAGTGATAATACTGATGCTATTGCACGTTTACCAATTCAATACGGTTCATCCTATCTTTATCCAACCATTTCTATGGGGGCTCATGTTTCAGCAGTACCGAATCATCAGATGGGACGAATGACACCATTAGAAACACGTGGCCATGTAGCAATGATGGGAAATTTGGGATATGAGCTTGATTTGACAAGTTTATCAGATGAAGAGAAAGCTGAGATTGCTAATCAGGTGAACTTGTATAAAGAATTGCGACCAGTAGTCCAGTTGGGAAACCAGTATAGGTTAATCAATCCCGATGCTAAATCCAATGAAGTAGCTGTACAATTTAACTATGGAAATCAAACGATTGTAAGCTACGTCCGAGTTTTATCTGTTGTAGAGACCATGGAAACAACTTTAAAATTAAAAGATTTGGTTGAAGAGGGACTGTATGAATTACAGGAAAATGGAGTAGTTTACTCAGGTGCAGAACTCATGTATGCAGGTTTAACTGTTATCTTATCCCAGGGAGATTTTTTGAGTAAACAGTATATTTTTAGAAGACTATAA
- a CDS encoding carbohydrate ABC transporter permease, whose product MAIRKILNKYWGWTFLLIPLALQAIFFYFPMVQGAFYSLTNWTGLTYNYKFVGLNNYKLLMIDGKFFTAIAFTLILTLALIIGEITIGMVVARALNSKMKGQTFFRAWFFFPAVLSGLTVSLIFKQFFNYGLPTIGKILGISFLQESLLGTPIGAVVATIFVLLWQGVAMPIILFLAGLQSIPSDILEAASIDGATSKQTFWKIELPYLLPTISMVFILALKSGLTAFDQIFALTSGGPNNATTSLGLLVYNYAFKSNQYGYANAIALILFLIIGIVSLIQIKLSKKFEI is encoded by the coding sequence ATGGCTATTCGAAAAATTTTAAATAAATACTGGGGTTGGACTTTTTTGCTCATCCCGCTTGCATTACAAGCTATCTTCTTTTACTTTCCGATGGTACAAGGTGCTTTCTATAGTTTGACTAACTGGACTGGATTGACCTATAATTATAAATTTGTTGGTCTGAATAACTACAAATTGCTGATGATTGATGGGAAATTCTTCACAGCCATTGCTTTTACTTTGATTTTAACCCTGGCATTGATTATTGGAGAGATTACAATTGGGATGGTTGTCGCTCGAGCCTTAAATTCTAAGATGAAAGGGCAGACCTTCTTTAGAGCATGGTTCTTTTTCCCGGCGGTTTTGTCTGGTTTGACAGTTTCCTTGATTTTTAAACAATTCTTCAACTATGGTCTTCCAACGATTGGAAAAATTTTAGGGATTAGTTTTTTACAAGAAAGTCTATTAGGAACACCGATCGGAGCGGTAGTAGCAACTATTTTTGTTCTTCTATGGCAAGGAGTAGCAATGCCAATTATTCTCTTTCTTGCTGGTCTTCAGAGTATTCCATCTGATATTTTGGAGGCGGCATCAATTGATGGTGCAACAAGCAAACAAACTTTTTGGAAAATTGAGTTACCATATTTGTTGCCAACGATTTCTATGGTTTTTATCCTAGCTCTTAAGTCTGGTTTGACTGCCTTTGACCAAATTTTTGCCTTGACGAGTGGTGGCCCAAATAATGCTACAACGTCTCTTGGTCTTTTAGTCTATAACTATGCCTTCAAGAGTAATCAATATGGATATGCGAATGCAATTGCCTTGATTTTATTCTTAATTATTGGAATTGTTTCTCTGATCCAAATCAAACTATCAAAGAAATTTGAAATCTAA